In Porites lutea chromosome 7, jaPorLute2.1, whole genome shotgun sequence, a single window of DNA contains:
- the LOC140944955 gene encoding D-alanine--D-alanine ligase-like, with protein sequence METLAALQHIKSVIKPDLAFVHFYCLKGITTYWTLFEALNIPMVGGSAESRYLSMDKLKTRSVLQAYNDVSCAEGLVLNKGDPIPNEHIQYPCVVKASKGEDTRAVRLVKDQQSLDTAIEHALTFSNQVIIERFIEGREIRCAVVKSEESGDIKALSCIEYNVRQDDIRKSEEKLVYNQEGLPVGESSEIKTWYLDPEKEGELIRRIQQQSCRAFLELNLQDYGIFDFRVDRYGNPFLLECNLFWSSTSLCAFSAVAKGSGVTVESLFDLMVQNALLRKEKKGKEDKELKRFPTV encoded by the exons ATGGAGACGTTAGCCGCCTTACAACACATAAAATCTGTCATCAAACCTGATCTGGCTTTTGTGCACTTTTATTGCCTGAAAGGAATTACAACCTACTG GACTCTCTTCGAAGCATTGAATATCCCTATGGTGGGCGGATCAGCAGAATCGAGATACCTTAGCATGGACAAACTAAAGACACGGAGTGTTTTGCAAGCCTACAACGATGTCTCCTGTGCTGAGGGATTGGTTCTAAACAAAG GGGATCCTATACCAAATGAGCACATCCAGTATCCGTGTGTTGTCAAGGCAAGCAAAGGAGAGGATACTAGAGCAGTGCGACTAGTAAAGGACCAGCAGTCGTTGGATACAGCTATTGAGCATGCGCTGACTTTTTCGAACCAAGTAATCATTGAAAG ATTCATAGAAGGACGGGAGATTCGTTGCGCTGTCGTCAAATCAGAAGAATCAGGGGATATAAAAGCCTTGTCGTGTATAGAATACAACGTACGCCAGGATGACATCCGTAAATCCGAGGAGAAGTTAGTTTATAATCAAGAAGGATTACCTGTTGGTGA AAGC TCAGAAATAAAGACTTGGTATCTTGACCCtgaaaaggaaggagaactAATAAGACGTATCCAGCAGCAAAGCTGTCGAGCTTTTCTTGAGCTAAACCTCCAAGACTATGGCATTTTCGACTTCCGAGTAGACCGCTATGGAAATCCATTTCTTCTGGAATGTAACCTGTTCTGGTCGTCTACTTCATTGTGTGCCTTTAGTGCAGTCGCTAAAGGTTCTGGCGTTACTGTTGAAAGTTTGTTTGATTTAATGGTTCAGAACGCTTTGCTCCGGaaagagaagaaaggaaaagaagataAAGAGCTGAAGCGTTTCCCCACGGTTTGA